From Camelina sativa cultivar DH55 chromosome 5, Cs, whole genome shotgun sequence:
ACATACAAAAcgtatttttttcaaatagagAGAGTGTCATATTTGAAATATGAATTCATCATATGGTCAGAACTCAGAACAGTCTCTCTCGGCCTAACAAACATGTCGTTAATTACCGCCACActgaattttaaacaaataaattgaaTTCAATAGTCGAAGAGATCAAGAAAGCAAGAGTCAGAGGATCGTGGTGTTGACTAAAAAAGCGATTCGACGAATTAATGGAGTTATCATGAAATTGTAATGCACGATGTGTCGGGAAGACATAACTTTCAatttcaaaaaccctaaatataGTCAAATAGATCTTCAATGGAGATCTTGTCTCTTGAAACTTCAGCAGAACCGTCCATGACTCTTTGATGATAGAGGACCCCTCCTCCGCTTCAACACATTCATAACTTCATCATCACAACTTTTGACCctacaattttacaaaatagacaAATTTGTAGAAGACGACGTCTATGAAATTAGTTAGTGGGGGTTAAAATGAAAACACTAAGTGGATTTAAATCGGATCACACACATacattaactaaaaaataaattgtaacaaATGTGTAAGTCAACACAAGTGATCAGTTGAGCTTTGTCTATAATTAATTGTGTCTACGtctacataaaacaaaacaaaacttagcagtatctctttcaattttttaaaaaaaaaaaaaaaaaaaattactatgaTTGTAACTTTTACCACGCAGATATATATGGAAATAGGAGTGACGGTGACCAGTACCTTCCTGTCTTCGGGCTTTTTTGGCGTTCATGGTAGTGCtcattttcctctgtttctcaatgtttttcttcttcaacagtaaaaaaagaataattaaaaaagaaattaacgaGTTGGTGGAATCTTTGTGTCTCTATCATCTTGTCATGAGTCGTGTGTTATGTCTTATGTGTATTGTGAGCTCACTAATTAACGACGAAAAAACGTTTTCGATAAtttattatcaaaatttttaGAATCCGTCTAATAATtaaccaaacaaattaaagtaaatatttgACTTGTTCTACACATATAATAATAAGTACATACGATCTTTACTTTGAAATTTTCCTACTCTATGATTTGACTGGTTGAAAGAAACTTATTGGTGTAGTTATCAAATCTTATTCGGCGAATATTTAGTATTTGACTTgtaattttgatattatttgagACTAAGCACACAATTATATCCATGTGCATAATATTATAAGATTTAAGATTGGTATAAATGCAAAGTCAATGTCACGAATATTATTAACGCATAGAGAGACGTTGGCATGTGACATGAGAGAAGATACGGTGGATCGTATCTGGTGGCCTCCTCCATCTTTGCtttatgttaatatattttataacttttattttctggctaatactaaaagacaaaaacaaaaactttttagGGAGGGAGTTAAGCATTAAGAAGTTTCTCGAGCAGTGACGAATttttacaaagaagaaaataaagtaaagatTTAAGAAGCAATCGCAAATATTGGAGTACAAGTCGGGGTCGGGTTGGGTGCGTGTTACGAGTGCTTTAGACTTTAATTGTGTGTTATATTAACGTTATGGATAATATGTTACTTAGAATCACtcaattaataaaacaaaatgagtATCGATACGTGTTACGAGTGGTTGTACCCAATCGGTCTTATAACTCACAAAATATGTTAATATTTTCATGTATCGATAAACTCacattattattagtatatgtgtttatttgtttgggTGTGTATAAATTAGTATCGAATCACGTTAGCTCACGGTGATATCATAAACAATAcctagattatatatattaaaaaagagagGTTATGGTCTAAATACGTTGAACCAAACCTCAgccattatttttaaaagatacgaCCGTAGCTTGAGATCTATTTTGAGAATATTAACAGCTCGACTTGTCGACAAAAATAATAGTAAGAAACAACTCGAGTTATATAACTTTTGCATCATCCGATAACTTCGATCGTTTGTGCGATGTCATTTTTCCctctgatatatattttttggattaaaaattagttaaatgtAAAGTAACTAGAGTAGAAACGTTATCTGCTTTTAATATCTCTACCAAAATGCTAACATGAAACTCATAATCCTAAGTCTTAACATAATCCAGTTAGTACATTTCTTGGATAATATTCAATGTGATTTTCGTTagataacaacaaaaacttCGTAATGCAtgaagaatatataattttatgtgaAAAATATGTTTCGGCATTGTAGATGTCTCGAAACATATGAACCCTCCTCTATACAGACTGACTCAAATCTCTCTTTATAAGGTGTCGGTACAAACGTAATGGCGCGTATACTAGACAGGCCACTAGTTTTTGGTATTGGAGTAAATAAGAggaaaatattccaaatttgCACTGCTTGGATGATCAAAAAGGGGGGAAAAAGTTAGTGGCTATTTCAAGAGATTCTATTGATTCTAGGGATCAATGTTTATTTTAACcttctttatgtttttcaatATTATAGAAGTGGCATTTTATGGAAAAGGCTATGCTCTAGTTACCATTAGCTTTTCCTAAACGAAGATGCTAGGTTCCTATGTTAACGATTACTGCTTTTTTAAATAGCGGTTTAATAGCTATGCTCTAATTACCACTCCGATTATTCCACTAACACCTAGCATTTTTTAAACAAGAGATTTTTTATGACAACAAAATATTTACAGATTACAGTTATGTTTTGTGCATTTGACAATAGCGATGAACTGTTTACATGTTTACATACTAACTCTTTTAAGTGGGATATTAAGTTGAAAATCTAAGCAGGTTTGCTTGTCCCCGAGATGGTTTCTGGTTTCATCATTAGTCTTTACTCCGTTAAGTATAAAATACTAAACCGGAATTTAAAATGCCCTTACAAGCGATGTTAGGACACAATATACGGTATATGGCCAGTGCCCCTCCGATAGAACACAAGGCCAATGAAAAGGCAATATTACACACcaaatctttatattttatgttacgtcttatataatacaatttataaagattttttttctatgattATGTTCGTGTAACtctaccaacaaaaaaaatctccattTGTTAGTTTGGAATAGTGTTATTATATCAGGCTATAGTACCAAATCTCTTTTAAGGAGCAGAGCAGCAATATAAATCTTGCCGAACTATCCAATTTCCACGACGCTGTCACAAAATGTGAGGACAATTTTTGTagcttttataaattaaaaaatattcacgAGGTTTTCGAATGATTTGTTAGGTTTAAGTTTAACTGTGCAATATAACTATTCGCGAGTTATTTGCTAAAAATAATACTAAGTAACGACTAACgacagtttacaaaataattacttaaaatgcctaccaaaaaaaataattacttaaaatttttattttatatttcgtcaataaaatattaataatcgttgaaaaaatagagataagaTATGGTATAtgcaaatataaatatatttagcgTGATTATTGGGCCGATCTTGACATGTTATTAGGCTAAATTTGGACTTCACATATAAAGTGATTCGGCCTCAtcttctattttcctttttggtgTTAATTGATTAAACAGCAATAAAGGGATTTTAAAACTATTCTAATATTAGAAACTTCTAAACTATCTCTACTCTTGGAAACTTTATACGTATATGAAGAATCCGGAATGAAGGCAAGCTATGTGTGAAGAGTTTGATGCATTAGTGAGTCAAACATGAGATACGGTTAACTACTTGTCGCAACTTAATTACAATCTTGTGGGTTGCAAATCAAATAGGTTTTTAAGACTAATAAACAACTTTCTAATGGTTGTTTTAACCGGTAAGAAGACAAATACTTCCTAAATGTGATAATGCAGATTCTTACCACGACAAATTGTAAAGTGCCTTACAGACTCTTTTTCTTTCCACCTCAAAACAgaataataattatacaaaGAAACGTAAGACAGAGAGACACGTCATAAAGTAAAAACAGTGTGTATACGCATTTATAAATGAAAACCgcttaacaaaataaaaatgcaactcctgctttttattttccaaagtGAGATTAATTTCTTGCTTTTCACAAAGTGATTTTCTCACaatataggaaaaaataaaaataaaataaaagagattctCTCAATTATTAAATGCTTGTTGAGCGTTTCCTTTATGAAGTCATGCACCATTAACAGTAAGCAGACCAACATCATTATATCAATTTGCTTACGTAACCGAAACTTGTGTTTAATTACAgcttataatattatatatctatatcgTAGCAATCATAGtactttttttggaaaatttaaacACTTGGATCAATAACGTTGGTTATAGAGTGTAAATGTATATACGCAACACAATTATTTAGCTAcatatttcaattttgtttataaatatatgaagaGCGAGAACTGTTCGAGGTTCGAGCCATAAGGTAAAACCTACATGTGGGAGGCCGAGGCCATTGGGACTTAGCTTCGAAAAGAAATGGGGAGATTAGTATTTTTGCGGCGGTTACTTTGGGATAATGAAGGTTAGGTAGGGCCTAAAGGAGGATTGGCCGAGAAGGACATGAACGATGTCGAAGGTCAGAAAGTTATGTTTGCCAACCAAATGGATATAGACGAAGAAGAGGTTGCTATCTACTTCAATGATAGTAGCGATACCTACcacttttagtatttttgtcaATTCACCTTTGGTTCCAAAAATACTTCTACATATTGCAAACcgcaaacacaaaaaaattctcCTAATGAGTGTGGTTATTACAATTTGAAAAACTTGCTAAAAACTATACTAAAGATTGTGTTTacaatttcaatttattaaaagaaaatccaTTTTTAGTACGTatctcaatatatatttgtatgtaaagTAAAATTAACTTCTAAACTAGCCAGAATTTTTTAATGTAAGATGAAAAATCATAATGTGGGAATATTCTGAAAAGAGTGAAAATGTTTTGATGGGTAGTATTTTTGATGGACCCTCTTCATTTCCCTAATGGTCTTTGCCTTTAAGCAAAAATGGTTCGTTCGTGCTTTCATGTGAGGTCCCAACACAAGTTTTGCATCGGTATTGGGCCAAGGGACCAAAAGCCGGGACCCGTGACATATTCGCGAACCTCACTGGCAACGCTAGTAGCCTATTAACTTTAATTAGGACCGAGACAGGGGATTTCTCGGTTACCTTGCATTCCAAGAAAACTCCATTTTCTAGGTTATCCGTGATCCACCTCATCGATTTGAAAATTCTTCACTAAGACGTTGAAGATGGGGCTGTTTCACGCGTGAAACTTTTCGGCAATACCGGAGAGCTTATGGAGATTATTGAGGATAGTGAAAGGAAGAATATGAAGTTTATAAGTGAGGTTCAAGAAAGAGATGATAGGCTCTGGTTTGGGTTCTCGACCGTCAGTGATTTTAACGGTGACATTATTAAAGTAATAAAGTTTATCAATTTGGGCTGTAATTAGTGGATCTTTACGTTGCATTTACATTAACACTTTCTTCTGTGTGTGGATTGATGATATATAATTAAAGGTTTAAACTTAGAGTATTTGTGGTATCCAGTTAGATCTGCATTTAAAATAACTCTAAActtttaaatcttataatttacTGAAATATTGGTTTCCTTTTCTTGTTAAAGTAGTCTTAGTTTCTTCAAAATCCAagatatagttttctttttcttttgaatttaagaAACTTCACAAGAAATCCGGAATTGGTGAGTCTAAGGACCGGCCTGCGCAGTCGGCTAAGCAGGATTAGACTGGAGTTCTGTAGACAAGGAGGTCACATTACTTTttcgatttctttctttaattggTTCTGA
This genomic window contains:
- the LOC104788831 gene encoding LOW QUALITY PROTEIN: protein STRICTOSIDINE SYNTHASE-LIKE 1 (The sequence of the model RefSeq protein was modified relative to this genomic sequence to represent the inferred CDS: deleted 4 bases in 2 codons; substituted 4 bases at 4 genomic stop codons); the encoded protein is MPLQAMLGHNIRARTVRGSSHKVKPTCGRPRPLGLSFEKKWGDXYFCGGYFGIMKXVGPKGGLAEKDMNDVEGQKVMFANQMDIDEEEVAIYFNDSSDTYHFXYFCQFTFGSKNTSTYCKPQTQKNSPNELFLMDPLHFPNGLCLSKNGSFVLSCEVPTQVLHRYWAKGPKAGTRDIFANLTGNASSLLTLIRTETGDFSVTLHSKKTPFSRLSVIHLIDLKILHXDVEDGAVSRVKLFGNTGELMEIIEDSERKNMKFISEVQERDDRLWFGFSTVSDFNGDIIKKLHKKSGIGESKDRPAQSAKQD